Sequence from the Panicum virgatum strain AP13 chromosome 5N, P.virgatum_v5, whole genome shotgun sequence genome:
ATAAACAATCCAAATGGCCTAGAGAAGGGTAAAACTCACCCTGAGATCCTGCTGATGTAATTCAACAAGCTCACTGCAGGCACATATAAGAGAATTAGATGCACAATAGTCATGGCATGAGATCAAGCAAAGGAGGGATGCAAATCAAAATAAGTTGGGCCACCTTCCTGCAATGGGTGTTCCTAGACCTAGGTCACCGAATCCATGGCCGCCTCTGCACCTGCATCGGAAGAGCAAGAAATGGCGGATCAGGTCGTGGCTCGGCAGATTCAAAGCAGCACAACGAGGAGTGTGCAAAGAGCTGGAGCTCACAGATGTGCACGCAGGAGTTTGCGACGGGGaaacgggaggaggaagggataTGGGGAATCAAAAGGTAGGGTTCGTAatggattcagattcagtgactTGGATTCTGGCGAGGGGAGAGCCACGCGCCAACGCGGGAGCAGCCGCGCGCGGGTGGGGCGGGCCCAGCGGTGGCTGTCCACCGGCCGTGCGGCGCCCCATCCTGCTGAGAGGTGGGTCGGGAGagagggcggggcggggcgctcGGTCTTCGGCGGCGGTGTAGTCACcgcgcgggctgcggcggcgcctctCCGCCGGCCGTGGCAGCGCCCCATGCCCATGCTGCTAGGAGGTGGGCCAGGAGAGGGGGCAGATTCAAAGCAGCAGAGGAGTGTGCAGGCGCAAGgtgggccctgtttggtttcgtCCCTGCACAcgtagcacaaactttgactaataattagaagTATAAAATAAAGAcaatttataaaattaactcCACAATCCTtgtgctacttcgcgagacgaatctaatgaggcttttgaccgcatggttagaggatggttactatagcatcactgtagccaatcatcgattaattaccatcattagattcgttgcgaaaagttacacccgtccagaaaaagattttgcaaatagatttcgtttagtactttcACTATGTAAAAAATGACCTATAGTGACATGCACAAAAGTGACATGTTGTTGTTGTACATCACTTTTGTTATCTGGGTGACGCGCGAAAATGATGCACGTCGCCTTTTACCTCTTGGTGACCTCTCTAAAACGTTATCCGTCACATTTATAATGACATAGGTGACGTGCAACATCAAAGCACGTCACCTTTATTATAGGTGACATGCCACATTTATGGTCCGTCACCTATAAATTTAAtataggtgacgggcaacaTTAAAGCACGTCACCTATAAAGTTAGTATAGGCGACGGACTTTGATAAGTAAAAGGTGGCGGGCAATATTAAACCCTGTCACTTTTGTGATGACATAAGTGACGTGCAACATCAAGGCGCGTCACTTTTGTGATTTTTATTAATATTTGAACatgatatttttgaaaaattcaaatttccTCAAATCAAAAATTGATCTATATAAAAATTGTAGGCCTCAACcatatctacaactttgtagttcaaaattttttcaattgaggttgttttggcacccaaatatatggtttaaattttgaatttcaaattttcaaatgatcccagatggaaaaaaatatatataagaaAGTTGTAGCTCGCTACCAGATCTACtactttgtagttgaaaagttttttatttgagaTCGTTATAGCTGTGAAATAGATTATATAAGACATTAGAAAGTGATGGTAAAAGTAAACTATCTCATTGCTGATCACATGTGATGGTGTAGCCTAGTGCTAGGAAAGAGTATGCGCGAAACTAAGGTTCTGAGTTCGAATCCTAGTAACGCCAGAAAAAATCGCACGCGTGCATATTCGCGCAAAAAAATCGCGCGACttgcaaatatttttttgatttttattcccgctataaatatttattttagcgCATAAAAAATGATGCCCGCCACCTTTTAGATATACTAGCttcatgcccgtgcgttgctacgggcaaCAAAAATATTCACAACAATACATATATCATATTATAAGTCGATTGATATCAACATGTAAGCAAAATAATCAACAACGCCAAAATACATAGAATTAAGTGTATATTCTCACTATGGAATAGGTGATAGCCTGTCCTTGACGGACCTTAAATAAAAGAATGATGCCCGTCACTTTTTAGATATACTAGCTTCATGCCCGTGCATTACTACGGGCAACAAAAATATTCACAACAATACATATATCATTTTATAAGTCGATTGATATCAACATGTAAGCAAAATAATCAACAACGCCAAAATACATAGAATTAAGTGTATATTCTCACTATGGAATAGGTGATAGCCTGTCCTTGACGGACCTTAATTATCTAGCTGCCCTTTAGCTCTATGTGACAGCATAAAAGTTCAGAATACATTCCTTTATCCGTATCCAATCAAATGCCAAAATTTAGACAACTAAGAGTATGTTCTGGGAAAAAATCCATTCAATCGTACTTTATTCTGAATTAAAGTCACGAACTTAATTTCAACCCACACCCACATTAGAGGAGGGAAAGGTTACATGGGAGTTCAATTATCTTTAGTTCTTGTTTTCACCAAGCAGCACCAACCAGTACTCCTGTAGCTCTTCCTTCTTGTGCTGCTCAGAAGTGATGATCGCCTGTGCTGCTCGAACCACCGATGAAGATTCCATCAAAAGAGAAAACAGAAGTTGTTAGAAACCACCTTTTACATGTTTCCATCCTATAAGGACGAAGTTTTCTTTGCTACAGCCACACCGCGAATCCTCCCACGCCGAGGAGCCGCAACTTGGTGCACCCGAAAAAACGTACCCATGATTTTTACTCTATCAAGATCTATGGCTCACGTCGCTTCTTACCAGGCTTCAACGCCATCCGACGGCGGATGTTTTAAGGATCCGCGTTGAAGCCTGCGCGCGTTGAAGCCTCCCCCGACGCAATGtcatccccgccggcggggTTTGAATCCCACCGGCGCcgtttaatgaaaatcaaaaCGAAAAACAATCAAAACTCCCCAAGACCCCAACCCTCACCCTGCAGCGTCCGGGGCACGCCGCCCTCCACCCTGCCGCGTCCGCCACACGCGCCGAGCCGCGGAGCTGACCTCCGCCGACTCGCAGCGTgccgcggatccggccgccgccgcgcctccctccggccgccggagctccgcgcgCAGGCGGgatgagcagcagcaggccccGACGCGCCAAACCCTAGAGCTCCGCGCGCCGGCGGgatgagcagcagcaggctcGGGCGAGGTCCggcccaggcgccgccgccctggcgcgGGCGGAGCTTTCCCACGCACACCCATGCTCCGCTCGACCTCCCGCTGCTCGGTGCCGGGGAAGCCGCCGACGGTACGAACGGCGAGGGCGGAGCTCAAGGCCCCTGCATCGATGGACGGTACGAACGCACGCCGGCTgcggcctcggcctccgccgccgtcacgCCAACCATCTTTTTCGGGATTTTCGGAAGTATTTTTGGGGATTTTTCGTTCTTCACGTTGGAGGCCAAATCCCGCGAGATTTGTTTGACGAAATTGTTGCTAGGACATTTGTGGGCAGCTTTGGCTTGATCATCTCTCAAATCTCTCACGGATTCGGCTTGGATTTGGAGTTTTCCCCAAAACCGACTTCTTCGTAGGGTTTCTGTTGACTGCAAAATTTCGTGATGGATGCTTGAGCTTTTCGTGAGATTCTTCGTGGATCCGTTTGTCCTTCGGGCAGTGAATCTATGGCCCAAGTTTTGCTTCAATTCGTTGTGATTTGGGAAAGTAATTTTGATTCGAAGCTTTGCTAGCTCTCATGTTCTTCCCCGTGGACAGGGAGAGCCTCACGGAGGCCACGTCGGGGGCAATCGGCGCGCTCGTGAGCACCATCGTGCTCTACCCGCTCGACACATGCAAGACCAAGCTCCAGGCCGAGCTCCAGACGCACCAGGGCATGCACAAGTACAGGTACGGCGGACCAACCCCCCTTCCCTCGCCTCTCTTCCTTCCATGGCATATTAGTTGTTCTGAAATTACAAGCGTGCTGCAATGCTTGCTACATTATCTGTTTATTTTATTGAAGCTATACATTTATTTCTGCATACTTTGCTCTACAAGAGTTGTGCTTGCTCCATCATTGATGTTCTACATGATTAATGTTGGATTTCTCAAGTGCTTCAGATAGCTCTTTGCTAATTTGTGTTGTCTAGAAAGTTGATCTCCCTATACCTATACCTGCTTGAATTTATTTCAGGTACATGTCAGTAGTGGATTTTCGAGTGCGCATGGCCATCTTGGTAACCCCTGTTCCCATCTGAATTTGttttttgccttttctttgtTAAGAAAGAGAGTGCATTATCCAAATAGAGTAGCAGATTTCcctaaaaaaaaagagcagCAGAGGATACAGTGCCACATGCTAATTGCTATTGTTACCTATTGCTTCCGTATTGTGAAGTCCAAAATGCATCTTGTTTGAGCTACATCTCCAATTTGGTTCTCGCGTCACAATAACATCTGCCTGTTTTTGAGTCAGTACTGTTCAATGCAGGCCTCAAGGAAGCACTACTGCACCAAAATAAGGTTCCTTGCATGAGTGACAACATTGATGAGCAATGGTAATCTACACAATACAGTATCTCTTTACAAGCTCTTGCATTCTCATGGCTATCTGAACTTCTATTTGAATTTTCCTTCATCAGCAAGCTGCTGCTAGATGTGAATGTTCAAGGTTGCTCAGAATTCAAGTGAGCTCTCCTATCTTTTCCTCTTCAAATTTTGATGCAACAAGTTAAAACGTGCAGCAAACTTGCGATTTAATACTCAAATTGCTTATTTGCAGGATGTTGCATATATTAAATGACTGCTCTCAGGCCTGCATTAAAGCTTTTGTAAGTCCTTGGCTCATTTTTTTCTGAGAGATAtctatataattagtttatatGTTTGGTTGTGCCCAGCTGCTCCTCCAAGGTAATGGCAGATACTCCTCCAAGCATTCAGGGAGTGCAGCGCATACGGCACTGCTGTACCTCTTGTTCTGAATGGTTGCCGTGTTGACGTTGTTCATTACTACGTCCCTTACTTATCTGCAATCCAGCTTTACGGTGGATTCCAGGTAATACACAATTATCCTTGTGAAGTCACCATGTTTTCTTCGTGATAAACATCAGATTACGCCATTACCTGTTCCATATTACAATAATCTATGCCAAGATATGGATGGATTCTAACATGCACTCTAGATGTTTTATAGAATGTTTACGAGAGATGGGAGATTATTTTTCCACTAATATGCCTTATTTCTTTCAACCTAGAATCTGTAGACATATTTTGTTCGTGGTCAGTGAGGTTGCCTATGCAAGAATTGATTGTATAAACTGGGTTGGCCTTTCAACTGTCAGAACATTCAGGGTTCATCTCAGCCAAACAAGTGACCTTTGAACTAATGAACTAGAAACCTTAAGAATGTGTTGAAATCCCTGACTAGAAACTGCTCTTCGAcccaaataaagagatttgATTGCTCTTTGTCTAGATGTTTTATGCTTTTTGTCTAGCATTTCTTAAGATCATGTGTTCTTTGTGTGAAGCAAATATTTCTCAGTTTGGACTATGGATCATGTGTTGTTTAGTGTGCGTTTAAAATTTACCcgtggcgttagcacgggcacctTACTAGTTGAGATAAAGCAGCTGCATCAAGTAATCGGCGCCCTTAAAACCATGAAAGCAAAACCAAGCCATCAGAAATTCAGAGATCATGAAAAATCACCTGCAGCTAGGGGATCGGTCAAGCGGAGCCTACTAAAAACTTGATTCTACCACTCAACAATTGGCAGTACCGTCTAGCCACAAAGCACCATGTAACACCAAAAAATCCTCAATAGGAACCGAAATTCAAATAATTCAGGGGAACACCCTGCATACGCCGTTCAATAATTCCTCCCACAATGTAATCGGTGGCTGGAGCAGATGCAGTGGATCCGCTGCGGAGGGGCTCAGGACACGCAGCCAAGGTCGAATGCCTTGAACGTGAGCCAGCCGATGCTGAGTTTCTTCAACATTGGGTACTGCAGTATTGCTATAGGATCTACTTCTAGTTTTCGGATGTCCAAAATCTGAATGCCCCCAAAAGCCAAAAGCTGGAAAGCTCGTGGCAGGGTGCTTCTAGCTTCTGGCTTTTGGAGGCTGTTGGCTTTGGAGATCCCAAAAGCCAATGGTCTAGAAGTGTCCACAAAGCTCAAGCAAACAATGCTGAAACAAGCCAATGAACCACCCAACATGTCTGTACAAACAGACTATATAGCTATCACCTGATAATTGAGTAACTGAAAAACAAGCGGGTAATAGATAAACACTGATTAGGCAACCAGGAATGAGCATTATAATGCATAGACTTTACTATAGGTCATGCAAGCAAATGCCACAAGGCAGGATGCAACTCAAGTATGCTCCttttccagaaaaaaaaattgaaagagTAAAAAAAACTGGACCACATATGTTTGTTAAATAGAACAACAAGATGAGACAGCAAAAATATAAACATGATAAGAATTTTCATGATAGCAAATATAGTACAAGGAGAATAAAATTACCTTTTGGCAGTCATTATCAAATTAGCAATCCCTTGTCCCACAATACCACAAAAGAATCCAA
This genomic interval carries:
- the LOC120672706 gene encoding uncharacterized protein LOC120672706 isoform X1 — protein: MSSSRLGRGPAQAPPPWRGRSFPTHTHAPLDLPLLGAGEAADGTNGEGGAQGPCIDGRESLTEATSGAIGALVSTIVLYPLDTCKTKLQAELQTHQGMHKYRYMSVVDFRVRMAILSVLFNAGLKEALLHQNKVPCMSDNIDEQCKLLLDVNVQGCSEFKMLHILNDCSQACIKAFFICLVVPSCSSKVMADTPPSIQGVQRIRHCCTSCSEWLPC
- the LOC120672706 gene encoding uncharacterized protein LOC120672706 isoform X2; this translates as MSSSRLGRGPAQAPPPWRGRSFPTHTHAPLDLPLLGAGEAADGTNGEGGAQGPCIDGRESLTEATSGAIGALVSTIVLYPLDTCKTKLQAELQTHQGMHKYRYMSVVDFRVRMAILSVLFNAGLKEALLHQNKVPCMSDNIDEQCKLLLDVNVQGCSEFKMLHILNDCSQACIKAFLLLQGNGRYSSKHSGSAAHTALLYLLF